The Marinobacter subterrani genome has a segment encoding these proteins:
- the paaA gene encoding 1,2-phenylacetyl-CoA epoxidase subunit PaaA, whose translation MYAQLVETGAKRLKTLEEMSPEEREFQEKVDAEIKIEPKNWMPEGYRKTLVRQISQHAHSEVVGMLPEGNWVTRAPTLKRKLQLMAKIQDEAGHGLYLYSAMETLGADRDEEIEKLHQGKAKYSSIFNYPTLNWADMGAVGWLVDGAAIVNQVVLQRTSYGPYSRAMVRICKEESFHQRQGYQILLDMMREGTEEQKAMVQDAINRLWWPALMMFGPHDDESPNSQQSMAWKIKRKSNDELRQMFIDQTIPQLEFLGCTVPDPDLKWNEETGHYDFGEINWQEFYDVLKGNGPCNRERINTRKKAIDEGAWVREAAVAYAEKQKQRAQAA comes from the coding sequence ATGTACGCCCAGCTCGTTGAAACCGGCGCCAAGCGCCTGAAGACCCTGGAAGAGATGTCGCCTGAAGAGCGCGAGTTTCAGGAAAAGGTTGACGCCGAAATCAAGATTGAACCCAAGAACTGGATGCCGGAAGGCTACCGGAAGACGCTGGTTCGTCAGATTTCCCAGCACGCCCACTCCGAAGTGGTCGGCATGCTGCCCGAAGGTAACTGGGTTACCCGGGCCCCCACGCTCAAACGCAAGCTACAGCTGATGGCCAAGATCCAGGACGAAGCCGGCCACGGCCTGTACCTTTACAGCGCCATGGAAACCCTTGGCGCGGATCGCGATGAAGAAATCGAGAAGCTGCACCAGGGCAAGGCCAAGTACTCCAGCATCTTCAACTACCCGACCCTGAACTGGGCGGATATGGGTGCGGTTGGCTGGCTGGTCGATGGCGCCGCCATCGTCAACCAGGTGGTGCTGCAGCGTACCTCTTATGGCCCCTACTCCCGCGCCATGGTTCGTATCTGTAAGGAAGAGAGCTTTCACCAGCGCCAGGGCTACCAGATCCTGCTGGACATGATGCGCGAAGGCACCGAAGAGCAGAAGGCCATGGTGCAGGACGCCATCAACCGCCTGTGGTGGCCGGCCCTGATGATGTTCGGCCCGCACGATGACGAGTCCCCGAACTCCCAGCAGTCCATGGCCTGGAAGATCAAGCGCAAGAGCAACGACGAACTGCGCCAGATGTTCATTGACCAGACCATCCCGCAGCTGGAGTTCCTCGGGTGCACCGTGCCGGATCCGGACCTGAAGTGGAACGAAGAGACCGGACACTACGATTTCGGTGAAATCAACTGGCAGGAATTCTACGACGTTCTCAAGGGCAATGGCCCGTGCAACCGCGAGCGCATCAACACTCGCAAGAAAGCAATTGACGAGGGCGCCTGGGTCCGCGAAGCGGCCGTCGCCTATGCCGAAAAACAAAAACAGCGCGCACAAGCCGCTTGA
- the paaB gene encoding 1,2-phenylacetyl-CoA epoxidase subunit PaaB, whose amino-acid sequence MSEWRLYEVFVRSKHGLNHKHVGSVHAADAEMAMENARDLYTRRNEGVSIWVVPSDTITASASDEKEILFDPSEDKVYRHASFYKLPDEVGHM is encoded by the coding sequence ATGTCTGAATGGCGCCTTTACGAAGTTTTCGTGCGGTCCAAGCACGGCCTGAACCACAAACACGTGGGCAGCGTGCACGCCGCTGACGCCGAGATGGCCATGGAAAACGCCCGCGACCTGTACACACGCCGCAACGAAGGCGTGAGCATCTGGGTGGTTCCCTCCGACACCATCACGGCCTCCGCGTCCGACGAAAAGGAAATACTTTTCGACCCGTCGGAAGACAAGGTTTACCGGCATGCTTCCTTCTACAAGCTGCCCGATGAAGTCGGACACATGTAA
- the paaC gene encoding 1,2-phenylacetyl-CoA epoxidase subunit PaaC, producing the protein MTQAEALQEYLLRLADSDMILGQRLCELCGKAPAVEEEMALMNVALDLVGQARNWYEYAAELINDGRDADKLAFRRDAHDYRNLLMTEQPNEDYAVTMGRQFFFDVWHYFTLKSLTESSDERIAAIAAKALKEATYHLRRSSEWVKRLGDGTEESHRRMQDAVDILWRFTGELITPDDTDRVMADAGIGPDPDQLAKDWRGMVNEVLTQATLTPGAEDAWMYMGGKHGEHTEHLGFILAEMQFLQRAYPDATTW; encoded by the coding sequence ATGACACAAGCAGAAGCATTACAGGAATACCTGCTGCGCCTGGCGGATTCCGACATGATCCTGGGCCAGCGCCTGTGCGAGCTGTGCGGCAAAGCCCCGGCAGTTGAGGAAGAGATGGCACTGATGAACGTGGCCCTCGACCTCGTGGGCCAGGCCCGCAACTGGTACGAGTACGCCGCCGAGCTGATCAATGATGGCCGCGATGCCGACAAGCTGGCGTTCCGTCGCGACGCCCACGATTACCGCAACCTGCTGATGACCGAGCAGCCCAACGAGGATTACGCGGTCACCATGGGGCGGCAGTTCTTCTTTGACGTGTGGCACTACTTCACACTCAAGAGCCTGACGGAATCCAGTGACGAGCGCATTGCCGCTATCGCCGCCAAGGCGCTCAAAGAAGCCACCTATCACCTGCGCCGGTCCTCCGAGTGGGTCAAGCGTCTGGGCGATGGCACCGAAGAGAGCCACCGCCGCATGCAGGACGCCGTGGACATTCTCTGGCGCTTTACCGGCGAGCTGATCACCCCGGACGACACCGATCGTGTCATGGCCGATGCGGGCATTGGCCCGGACCCCGACCAGTTGGCCAAAGACTGGCGCGGCATGGTCAACGAAGTGCTGACCCAGGCCACCCTGACACCGGGCGCCGAAGATGCCTGGATGTACATGGGCGGCAAGCACGGCGAGCACACCGAACACCTCGGTTTCATTCTGGCGGAAATGCAGTTTCTGCAGAGGGCCTACCCCGATGCCACAACCTGGTGA
- the paaD gene encoding 1,2-phenylacetyl-CoA epoxidase subunit PaaD, with translation MPQPGESDSRSAVDILIASDRVPANARPDLLTEDDIWALLEEVKDPEVPAVSVVELGIVRAVRWDGKELSIDVTPTYSGCPATELIEELIAEALRAAGFRDPKINQVLTPAWTTDWITDEGKEKLRAFGIAPPVGSSSKMSLLGESEVLTCPHCGSQETERVSEFGSTACKALYRCKECLEPFDYFKCI, from the coding sequence ATGCCACAACCTGGTGAATCAGACAGCCGGTCAGCCGTCGATATCCTGATTGCCAGTGATCGGGTGCCGGCCAACGCCCGCCCCGATCTGCTGACAGAGGACGACATCTGGGCGCTTCTGGAAGAGGTCAAAGACCCGGAAGTGCCGGCAGTCAGTGTCGTGGAGCTCGGCATTGTCCGGGCAGTGCGCTGGGACGGCAAAGAACTGTCCATTGACGTGACCCCGACCTACTCCGGCTGCCCGGCCACCGAATTGATTGAGGAGCTGATTGCCGAAGCCCTGCGTGCGGCGGGCTTCCGGGATCCGAAAATCAATCAGGTGCTGACCCCTGCCTGGACCACCGACTGGATCACAGACGAAGGCAAAGAGAAGCTTCGGGCCTTCGGAATAGCGCCACCCGTGGGCAGCTCAAGCAAGATGAGCCTGCTCGGGGAATCGGAAGTCCTTACGTGCCCTCACTGCGGCAGCCAGGAGACCGAGCGGGTGAGCGAGTTCGGGTCCACCGCCTGCAAAGCCCTTTACCGTTGCAAGGAATGCCTCGAGCCCTTCGACTATTTCAAATGCATCTAG